One Nostoc punctiforme PCC 73102 DNA window includes the following coding sequences:
- a CDS encoding ABC transporter ATP-binding protein, producing MVKELAICTRGLTKQFDRHVAVNDVDLEIQAGEVYGLIGPNGAGKTTLIRMLATAEEPTTGEIYINGDRLLRDKSNPKLKRRLGYLPDDYPLYEDLTVWDYLDYFARLYRLREPRRTQRLHEVLELIQLGNKRHSQISTLSRGMKQRLSLARTIIHEPILLLLDEPVSGLDPIARMHFREIIKALQEAGMTVIISSHVLSDLAELCTSVGIMELGFLVESTSLQQLYERLSHQQIVISTLGNLETLLRELKHHHLVEEWEVISGKNSVRVNFSGKDEDSAELLRSLIKAGIPLTDFHCTQEDLETIFLKLGHKQAS from the coding sequence ATGGTAAAAGAATTAGCAATTTGCACCCGTGGACTAACTAAGCAATTTGACAGACACGTTGCTGTCAATGATGTGGATTTAGAAATCCAGGCAGGGGAAGTATATGGACTGATTGGGCCCAATGGCGCAGGTAAAACAACTCTCATCCGCATGTTGGCAACTGCTGAGGAACCAACTACAGGTGAGATTTATATTAATGGCGATCGCCTACTCCGTGACAAAAGTAATCCCAAACTGAAGCGTCGTCTAGGCTACTTACCCGATGACTACCCACTATATGAGGATTTGACAGTCTGGGATTACCTAGATTATTTTGCGCGTCTCTATCGTTTACGAGAACCACGTCGCACTCAACGTCTACATGAAGTTTTAGAACTTATTCAACTTGGAAATAAACGCCACAGCCAGATTTCTACCCTGTCGCGGGGGATGAAACAGCGCTTAAGTTTAGCGCGAACCATTATCCACGAACCGATTTTACTACTACTAGATGAGCCTGTCTCTGGGCTTGATCCCATCGCCAGAATGCACTTCCGCGAAATCATCAAAGCTTTGCAAGAAGCTGGGATGACTGTAATCATTTCTTCCCATGTTCTCAGTGATTTAGCAGAACTGTGTACATCTGTGGGAATTATGGAACTTGGCTTCTTGGTAGAAAGTACCTCTTTACAACAACTGTACGAACGTCTTTCCCACCAGCAAATTGTGATATCAACTCTGGGGAACCTAGAGACACTTTTAAGGGAGTTAAAACATCATCATTTAGTAGAAGAGTGGGAGGTGATATCAGGAAAAAATAGCGTGCGGGTGAATTTTTCGGGTAAAGATGAAGATAGTGCTGAGTTGTTGCGATCGCTGATTAAAGCAGGTATTCCTTTGACTGATTTTCACTGCACCCAAGAAGACTTAGAAACTATTTTCTTAAAATTAGGTCACAAACAAGCATCTTGA
- a CDS encoding ABC transporter permease subunit: MMPNFIDKIGDWNPQLLRELKGRLKFSNVAIAVATSLLLQLVVFLYQLREFPDDQYSLTNTYCRLSQVYQRQQNQTYQQSDQYQIPNLNDLVAKNICPQNQIDWQLWWRDHWEYIFLTLSVIFVFTLLVAGTYLLINDLAKEESRGTLNFIRLSPQSETSILTGKLLGVPSLVYLVILVAVPLHLLAGRSAEIAFSYILSYYAILAASCIFFYSAALLFGLISRLFSGFQPWLGSGAVLLFLFTVMGFASSSSSNILNNSTAWIRLFAPWDTINYLFPNLLRVYNGSQLKNLEFFYLPLGTNVVSIVGFHLLNLGLCSYGILQALKRSFRNPQASIISKGQSYVLVAFCQLMMWGFTLQSWNNSNFYEQVGPNLVFLAIYNLGLLFSLIAILSPHRQDVQDWARYRHQEVSSRKSVWRDLIWAEKSPALVAIAINLAIVTIPLVVWISITSVFDTDYSQNGADDNFNSLKSLSAVALSISIIMIYATIAQLILLLKTPKRSFWAIGTIGTVTFLPPMILEFLGISAWKHPTVWLFSTFPWSALQYSGATTIFMAFLAQLSVLGLLNFQLTKQVRLAGESATKALLAGR, from the coding sequence ATGATGCCCAACTTTATAGACAAAATCGGTGATTGGAATCCGCAACTATTGCGGGAACTCAAAGGAAGGCTGAAATTTTCTAATGTTGCGATCGCAGTTGCAACATCCTTACTACTGCAACTGGTAGTTTTTTTATATCAATTACGGGAGTTTCCTGACGATCAATACTCACTAACAAACACATACTGTCGTTTAAGTCAAGTATATCAACGGCAACAAAACCAGACTTACCAGCAATCAGATCAATATCAAATTCCTAACTTAAATGATTTAGTCGCAAAGAATATTTGTCCCCAAAATCAAATTGATTGGCAGTTGTGGTGGCGAGATCATTGGGAATATATATTCCTGACTTTGAGTGTAATTTTTGTATTTACACTATTAGTTGCAGGAACTTATTTATTAATCAACGATTTAGCTAAAGAAGAAAGTCGCGGTACATTGAATTTCATCCGTCTTAGCCCCCAATCAGAAACTAGTATATTAACTGGAAAATTACTAGGAGTTCCGAGTTTAGTTTATCTCGTCATCCTAGTTGCAGTTCCTTTACATCTGTTGGCTGGACGTTCTGCCGAAATTGCCTTTAGTTACATTTTGAGTTACTACGCTATTCTTGCTGCTAGCTGTATTTTCTTCTACAGTGCCGCATTGCTATTTGGTTTAATTAGTCGTTTGTTTAGCGGTTTTCAGCCTTGGTTAGGTAGTGGTGCAGTATTGCTTTTCTTGTTCACAGTAATGGGGTTTGCATCATCGTCTTCTAGTAACATTTTAAATAACTCAACTGCTTGGATAAGGCTTTTTGCTCCTTGGGATACAATAAATTATCTGTTTCCTAACTTGTTACGTGTATACAATGGTTCTCAACTGAAAAACCTAGAGTTTTTCTATTTACCATTAGGTACTAATGTTGTTAGTATTGTTGGTTTTCATTTATTAAATTTGGGATTGTGCAGTTACGGAATCTTACAAGCTCTGAAACGTTCCTTCCGTAATCCTCAAGCCTCAATTATTAGCAAGGGACAAAGTTATGTATTAGTAGCTTTTTGTCAGCTCATGATGTGGGGCTTTACCTTACAATCTTGGAATAATTCCAATTTTTATGAACAGGTTGGGCCGAACTTAGTTTTTCTGGCAATATACAACTTGGGGTTACTTTTCAGTTTGATTGCCATTCTTTCCCCTCATCGTCAAGATGTACAAGATTGGGCAAGATATCGACATCAAGAAGTTTCTAGCCGTAAGAGTGTTTGGCGGGATCTAATTTGGGCTGAAAAAAGCCCTGCACTTGTAGCGATCGCTATTAATCTGGCAATTGTTACTATCCCTTTGGTAGTCTGGATTTCAATTACATCTGTTTTTGATACAGACTATAGCCAAAATGGTGCGGATGACAATTTTAACAGCTTAAAATCACTTTCAGCTGTAGCTTTGTCTATCAGCATAATCATGATTTACGCTACCATTGCCCAATTAATACTTTTGCTGAAGACTCCCAAACGTTCTTTCTGGGCAATAGGTACTATAGGTACGGTAACGTTCTTACCACCGATGATTCTAGAATTTCTTGGGATCTCCGCGTGGAAACATCCTACTGTATGGCTGTTTTCAACCTTTCCTTGGTCAGCGCTCCAATATTCTGGGGCGACAACAATTTTTATGGCATTCCTGGCTCAGTTGAGTGTTTTAGGATTGTTAAATTTCCAGTTGACAAAGCAGGTCAGATTAGCAGGTGAATCTGCTACGAAAGCATTGTTAGCAGGACGCTAG
- a CDS encoding pentapeptide repeat-containing protein: MLNLPTQDLRHTAIQFLEQSPLQRLKILKQLGIARYEFLTKIRLNEANIICIMRFFKYPSQLKFPNLIGADLSGLILDDVNFIRGNLSGANLQGSSLVNADLLFANLMKADLRNADLRGATLDETIWLETLVDKCHLGLGTGLTLLQRQDLQLRGARFNS, from the coding sequence ATGCTAAATCTGCCGACTCAAGACCTACGCCATACAGCCATCCAGTTTTTAGAACAAAGTCCCCTACAGCGTCTAAAAATTCTTAAGCAACTGGGAATTGCTCGTTATGAGTTTTTAACTAAAATCCGCCTAAATGAAGCAAATATCATCTGTATTATGCGGTTTTTTAAATATCCAAGTCAGCTAAAATTTCCAAATCTGATAGGAGCAGATTTATCTGGCTTAATTTTAGATGATGTAAACTTCATCCGAGGAAATTTGTCTGGAGCAAATCTGCAAGGTAGTAGTTTAGTCAATGCGGACCTCTTATTTGCAAATTTAATGAAAGCCGATTTGAGAAATGCAGATTTGCGAGGTGCAACTTTGGATGAGACTATTTGGTTAGAGACTCTAGTAGATAAGTGTCACCTGGGTCTAGGTACTGGTTTAACTCTGCTACAACGTCAAGATTTACAACTGCGCGGGGCTAGATTTAACTCTTGA
- the purT gene encoding formate-dependent phosphoribosylglycinamide formyltransferase, whose amino-acid sequence MNIKLPQKLMLLGSGELGKEFAIAAQRLGNYVIAVDRYANAPAMQVADASEVISMLSADDLEAVVKKHQPNIIIPEIEAIRTEKLVEFEQRGITVIPTAAATNYTMNRDRIRELAHKQLGIRTATYGYATTLEELITISEEIGFSNVVKPVMSSSGKGQSVVQDKSEVEKAWNYAIANSRGDSQKVIVEEFINFEIEITLLTIKQWDAPTIFCSPIGHRQERGDYQESWQPVLISEDKILKSQEIAIKVTDALGGAGIFGVEFFITKDEVIFSELSPRPHDTGMVTLISQNLNEFELHLRAILGLPIPHIEQLGASASAVILASEKSDSIGFTGVADALSEKDVDIRLFGKPNAHPYRRMGVALAKGQNIEEAREKATKAASKITII is encoded by the coding sequence ATGAATATTAAGTTGCCCCAAAAATTGATGCTGCTAGGTTCAGGAGAACTAGGTAAGGAATTTGCGATCGCGGCTCAACGTCTTGGTAATTATGTGATTGCTGTTGACCGCTACGCCAATGCTCCCGCAATGCAAGTCGCTGATGCCTCTGAAGTTATTTCTATGCTCAGTGCTGATGATTTAGAAGCTGTAGTTAAAAAACATCAGCCAAATATTATCATACCAGAAATTGAAGCCATTAGAACAGAAAAACTGGTCGAATTTGAGCAACGAGGGATTACGGTTATACCGACTGCGGCTGCTACTAACTATACAATGAACCGCGATAGAATTAGGGAACTGGCGCATAAACAATTGGGCATCAGAACGGCTACTTATGGTTATGCAACAACCCTAGAAGAATTGATTACAATTTCTGAGGAAATTGGGTTTAGTAATGTTGTTAAACCTGTGATGTCATCCTCTGGTAAAGGTCAGTCTGTAGTACAGGATAAGAGTGAAGTTGAGAAAGCATGGAATTATGCGATCGCTAATTCTAGAGGAGACAGTCAAAAGGTAATCGTAGAAGAATTTATTAACTTTGAAATCGAGATAACATTACTAACAATTAAACAGTGGGATGCACCGACAATTTTCTGTTCTCCTATTGGTCATCGCCAAGAACGAGGCGATTATCAAGAATCGTGGCAACCCGTACTAATTTCTGAAGATAAAATATTAAAATCTCAAGAAATAGCCATAAAAGTAACTGATGCTTTAGGAGGAGCCGGAATTTTTGGCGTTGAATTTTTCATTACCAAAGATGAAGTGATTTTTTCCGAACTTTCTCCCAGACCGCACGATACGGGAATGGTGACATTAATCTCACAAAATCTCAATGAATTTGAACTACATTTAAGAGCAATTTTAGGCTTGCCAATTCCTCATATAGAACAACTAGGAGCCTCAGCTAGTGCGGTAATTTTAGCTTCGGAAAAATCTGATTCTATTGGTTTTACAGGCGTAGCCGATGCTTTGTCAGAAAAAGATGTCGATATTAGATTATTTGGTAAACCTAATGCTCACCCATATCGACGAATGGGAGTAGCTTTAGCCAAGGGTCAGAATATCGAAGAGGCTAGGGAAAAAGCTACTAAAGCTGCAAGTAAAATCACCATTATTTAA
- the cysK gene encoding cysteine synthase A: MRIARNITELVGRTPLVQLNRIPQTEGCVAEIVVKLESLNPSASVKDRIGVSMINAAEEEALITPEKTILVEPTSGNTGIALAMTAAAKGYRLILTMPETMSGERRAMLRAYGAELELTPGMEGMSGAIRRAQQIVNSTPNTYMLQQFRNPANAKVHRETTALEIWEDTDGQVDIVVAGVGTGGTITGVAEVIKARKPSSKAIAVEPANSPVLSGGQPGPHKIQGIGAGFIPQVLKLKLIDEVITITDEEAITYSRRLAKEEGLLSGISSGAALCAAIRVAQREENKERLIVMIQPSFGERYLSTPLFQDLEARLPASVG, translated from the coding sequence ATGCGAATTGCTCGTAACATTACAGAACTTGTTGGTCGTACACCCCTAGTTCAGTTGAACCGCATTCCTCAAACAGAAGGATGTGTTGCGGAAATTGTGGTGAAACTGGAAAGTCTCAACCCATCGGCATCAGTCAAAGACCGGATTGGGGTCAGCATGATTAACGCTGCCGAAGAGGAGGCGCTGATTACTCCTGAGAAGACAATATTAGTAGAACCCACTTCTGGAAATACGGGAATTGCTCTAGCAATGACAGCAGCAGCTAAGGGTTATCGATTAATTTTGACAATGCCAGAGACCATGAGTGGGGAACGTCGGGCAATGTTGCGGGCTTATGGAGCAGAACTGGAACTAACGCCAGGTATGGAAGGCATGAGTGGGGCAATTAGACGAGCGCAGCAAATAGTTAATAGTACGCCAAATACCTATATGTTGCAGCAGTTCCGCAATCCAGCTAATGCAAAAGTGCATCGGGAAACTACAGCTCTGGAAATTTGGGAAGATACTGATGGACAAGTAGATATAGTTGTGGCGGGTGTGGGCACTGGTGGTACGATCACTGGGGTAGCAGAAGTGATTAAAGCACGCAAACCTAGTTCTAAAGCGATCGCAGTTGAACCAGCCAATAGCCCTGTTTTATCTGGGGGACAGCCAGGGCCACACAAAATCCAAGGAATTGGCGCTGGGTTTATTCCCCAAGTACTCAAGCTAAAATTGATAGATGAAGTGATTACCATCACCGATGAAGAAGCGATCACTTATAGTCGGCGCTTGGCAAAAGAAGAAGGGCTACTATCTGGCATTTCCAGTGGGGCCGCTTTATGTGCAGCAATTCGCGTTGCTCAACGTGAAGAAAACAAAGAGCGTTTAATTGTGATGATTCAGCCCAGCTTTGGTGAGAGGTATCTGAGTACACCCTTGTTCCAAGATCTGGAGGCAAGGTTGCCCGCTAGCGTTGGTTAA
- a CDS encoding J domain-containing protein encodes MVNSKHVSNHYETLKVSPSASLAEIKQAYRRLVKLFHPDINQDTADRDRIIRINAAYEVLGDNHNRRNYDQQLQDDSQKLNSDRQQRTASAQKHYQTRRKTGREADEQVEEWLRRVYQPVNHLLDGILYSLEEQIEQLAADPFDDELLDEFQEYLQTCRNDLKQAQITFRSLPNPPSLAGTAANLYYSLNQVADGLEELAYFPLSYDERYLHTGQELFRIATRLHCEAQASVI; translated from the coding sequence ATGGTCAATTCTAAGCACGTTTCTAACCATTACGAAACTCTCAAAGTTAGTCCAAGTGCAAGCCTTGCGGAGATTAAGCAAGCTTATCGCCGCTTGGTTAAGTTATTTCATCCTGACATTAATCAGGATACAGCCGATCGCGATCGAATTATTCGCATTAATGCAGCTTATGAAGTTTTAGGTGACAACCATAATCGCCGCAATTACGATCAACAACTGCAAGATGACTCTCAAAAATTAAATAGCGATCGCCAACAGCGTACAGCATCGGCGCAAAAGCATTACCAGACAAGACGAAAAACCGGACGGGAAGCTGACGAGCAAGTTGAAGAATGGCTGCGTCGAGTTTATCAACCAGTCAATCATCTACTTGATGGTATTCTCTATTCTCTAGAGGAGCAAATAGAGCAATTAGCTGCCGATCCTTTTGATGATGAGTTGTTAGATGAATTTCAGGAATACTTACAAACCTGTCGAAATGACCTCAAACAGGCACAAATTACTTTTCGATCTCTGCCGAATCCTCCTAGTTTAGCAGGAACTGCGGCTAACCTCTATTACAGCCTCAATCAAGTAGCAGATGGACTTGAAGAGTTGGCTTATTTTCCTTTGAGCTACGATGAGCGTTATTTACACACAGGCCAAGAACTATTTCGCATAGCTACGAGATTACATTGCGAGGCACAAGCATCTGTTATATAG
- a CDS encoding 6-carboxytetrahydropterin synthase: MQCIVNRRAQFSASHRYWLPELSEAENIEKFGACSKFPGHGHNYVLFISLAGELDKYGMVLNLSDVKHVIKREVTSQLDFSYINDAWTEFQQTLPTTENIARIIWQRLAPHLPLVRVQLFEHPELWADYIGNAMEAYLTISTHFSAAHRLAHPHLSNEENTEIYGKCARPHGHGHNYHLEVTVKGEIDPRTGMIVDLGGLNQVIEDYVVEPFDHTFLNKDIPYFAEIVPTAENIALYISNLLRSPIQELGAKLHKVKLIESPNNSCEIYCTESESDSVSASVNQPVLARV; encoded by the coding sequence ATGCAATGTATTGTGAATCGCCGCGCCCAGTTTTCGGCAAGTCATCGCTATTGGTTGCCAGAACTGAGTGAAGCCGAGAATATTGAAAAATTTGGTGCTTGCTCTAAATTTCCTGGACACGGACATAACTATGTCTTATTTATCTCCCTTGCGGGGGAATTGGATAAGTATGGTATGGTGCTGAACTTGTCTGATGTCAAACACGTAATCAAACGAGAAGTTACCAGTCAATTGGATTTCTCTTATATCAACGATGCGTGGACAGAATTTCAACAAACTTTACCCACCACTGAGAATATTGCCCGGATTATCTGGCAGAGATTAGCACCGCATTTGCCTTTAGTCCGTGTGCAGTTATTTGAACATCCTGAACTTTGGGCAGATTATATAGGAAACGCAATGGAAGCATACCTTACTATCAGTACTCACTTTAGCGCCGCCCATCGGCTAGCTCATCCTCATCTCAGTAACGAAGAAAACACTGAGATTTATGGTAAGTGCGCCCGTCCCCACGGTCATGGACACAACTATCATCTAGAAGTCACCGTCAAAGGAGAAATTGACCCACGCACCGGCATGATTGTCGATTTAGGGGGTTTGAATCAAGTGATAGAAGATTATGTGGTTGAACCATTCGATCACACTTTTTTAAATAAAGACATTCCTTATTTTGCCGAAATTGTGCCCACTGCTGAGAATATCGCACTTTACATTAGTAATTTATTGCGATCGCCCATTCAAGAATTGGGAGCTAAACTTCACAAAGTGAAACTTATTGAAAGTCCCAATAACTCCTGCGAAATCTACTGCACGGAGTCAGAATCAGATTCAGTCAGCGCATCCGTGAATCAGCCAGTATTGGCACGAGTTTAG
- a CDS encoding Uma2 family endonuclease has protein sequence MQTTPVRWTTDDLELFAGDRRNRYEIIDGELFVTKSPSWDHQSSCGNIVTVLNNWSDETGLGKAAIAPGIIFSDSDNVIPDVVWASHERLKHLLDEAGHLTGAPELVVEVLSPGEKNEKRDRETKLKLYSVQGVQEYWICDSIQKKVEVYRREQAALKLAATLFSQDELTSPLLPGFTCLVSKLF, from the coding sequence ATGCAAACAACTCCAGTGCGTTGGACGACAGATGATCTAGAGTTATTCGCTGGCGATCGCAGAAATCGCTATGAGATTATTGATGGAGAACTATTTGTGACTAAATCACCTAGTTGGGATCATCAATCAAGTTGTGGCAATATTGTTACAGTTCTTAACAATTGGTCAGATGAAACTGGTTTAGGTAAAGCTGCGATCGCACCTGGAATTATTTTCTCAGATTCTGACAATGTGATCCCTGATGTGGTATGGGCAAGTCATGAACGCTTAAAACACTTACTAGATGAAGCTGGACATCTCACAGGCGCACCGGAGTTAGTAGTAGAAGTTCTCTCACCCGGTGAAAAGAATGAGAAACGCGACAGAGAAACAAAGCTAAAGCTTTACTCGGTGCAAGGAGTTCAGGAATATTGGATTTGCGATTCTATACAGAAGAAAGTTGAAGTTTATCGTCGTGAACAGGCTGCATTAAAGTTAGCAGCTACTCTATTTAGTCAAGATGAACTGACAAGTCCTTTGCTACCTGGTTTCACCTGCTTAGTGAGTAAACTTTTCTAG
- a CDS encoding PrsW family intramembrane metalloprotease: MVDFSLLLWSAIPPLLLLGYYYRVPFAPPLLKLLMFFGIGAISGLLALRLEWNFETVANWVVDWERIKRSLPGAILRQLVEVGVIEEGCKLAGVVVPTYYLQRTYRLLPSTVFLFTIAVALGFTAEENWIYLFHNTGSILGRTISTPVHAMFSAPWGYALGMYISSKNRLYQDRKFILWAWLNSVICHALVNILSSACSYSLALCFLNYGLFPFLLWMFWRLEQLLRKVQGKPVITLIWERTPQRRYWQRGLVLFALVLGGNAIFGLFLLANKISFLSPSKLFDSYILWFIFSRFLLNLFFGVLAWGIYRYLRHSARRRYF; encoded by the coding sequence GTGGTTGATTTTTCTCTACTGCTGTGGTCAGCAATACCACCCTTGCTGCTGCTAGGCTACTACTATCGAGTACCATTTGCCCCACCTCTGTTAAAGTTACTGATGTTCTTTGGCATCGGGGCAATATCTGGTCTTTTAGCCCTTAGACTTGAATGGAATTTTGAAACTGTAGCCAATTGGGTTGTAGACTGGGAACGGATCAAGCGCTCGCTCCCTGGTGCAATCTTGCGGCAGCTTGTGGAAGTAGGTGTAATTGAAGAAGGCTGCAAGTTAGCAGGGGTTGTTGTGCCAACCTATTATTTGCAACGCACGTATCGATTACTTCCCTCAACCGTTTTCCTCTTCACCATAGCCGTTGCCCTTGGATTTACCGCCGAAGAGAACTGGATTTATCTTTTTCACAATACAGGATCAATTCTTGGGCGTACTATTAGCACGCCAGTCCATGCCATGTTCTCTGCGCCTTGGGGATATGCCTTGGGAATGTATATTTCGTCTAAAAATCGATTATATCAAGACAGGAAGTTTATTCTTTGGGCTTGGCTGAATTCTGTAATCTGTCATGCCCTAGTTAATATTCTATCTAGTGCTTGCAGTTACTCACTAGCGCTATGTTTCCTTAATTATGGTTTATTTCCGTTTTTATTGTGGATGTTTTGGCGACTAGAACAATTACTGCGAAAAGTGCAAGGTAAACCTGTAATTACCCTGATTTGGGAACGTACACCCCAGCGACGTTACTGGCAGAGGGGTTTAGTGCTTTTTGCCCTCGTGCTGGGTGGAAATGCTATTTTTGGGCTGTTTCTCTTAGCCAATAAAATTAGTTTTTTGAGTCCGTCAAAGCTTTTTGACAGTTATATTTTGTGGTTTATATTTAGTCGCTTTTTGCTAAATCTCTTTTTTGGAGTTTTAGCTTGGGGCATTTATCGCTATTTGCGACATTCCGCCCGTCGTCGGTATTTTTAA
- a CDS encoding class I SAM-dependent methyltransferase — translation MTAAVKTTPGFASRLVNGVLAIKPLANLAKHQARQMMIKRAERIGVPWTKEVKTLQARDWKADLTQIENSQLSYPDYYVTSFHAYETGNLSWQAAFEVEPAAYAVHSKVVEGAEEAQGDPMLRQSYHNILKSQIPNEPQDILDVGCSVGLSTFALQAVYSQAKIIGLDLSPYFLAVANYRAQQRQAKINWLHAQAESTGLPDASFDLVSIFLMCHELPQSATRQILAEMRRVLRPGGYLAIMDMNPKSEVYQKMPAYILTLLKSTEPYLDEYFALDIEQAFVEAGFQTPTITNNTHRHRTVIAQVSG, via the coding sequence ATGACTGCTGCTGTAAAAACTACTCCTGGCTTCGCTTCCCGCTTGGTAAATGGCGTACTGGCAATCAAGCCTTTAGCCAACCTAGCGAAACATCAAGCCCGTCAAATGATGATTAAACGTGCGGAGAGAATTGGCGTACCTTGGACGAAAGAAGTCAAAACACTACAGGCACGTGACTGGAAGGCTGATCTAACTCAAATAGAAAATTCTCAGCTTTCCTACCCTGATTACTACGTCACCTCATTCCATGCCTACGAAACCGGAAATCTAAGTTGGCAAGCCGCTTTTGAAGTAGAACCTGCTGCTTACGCTGTCCACTCTAAGGTTGTGGAAGGCGCTGAAGAAGCGCAAGGCGATCCCATGCTGCGCCAAAGTTACCACAATATTCTAAAAAGCCAAATCCCTAACGAGCCGCAAGATATCTTAGATGTAGGGTGTAGTGTTGGCTTAAGTACTTTTGCCCTACAAGCAGTTTATTCTCAAGCTAAAATTATCGGCTTGGATTTATCCCCCTACTTTTTAGCTGTTGCCAATTACCGCGCCCAACAACGCCAAGCTAAAATTAATTGGCTTCATGCCCAAGCTGAATCTACTGGGCTACCAGATGCCTCATTTGATTTAGTCTCAATTTTTCTGATGTGTCACGAATTACCCCAATCAGCAACCCGACAGATTTTAGCTGAAATGCGGCGCGTGCTGCGTCCGGGTGGCTACTTGGCAATCATGGATATGAATCCCAAGTCTGAAGTTTACCAGAAAATGCCAGCCTACATTTTGACCTTGCTCAAAAGTACTGAACCATATTTAGATGAATATTTTGCTTTGGACATTGAGCAAGCTTTTGTTGAGGCAGGTTTCCAAACTCCTACTATCACTAATAATACCCACCGTCACCGCACAGTAATTGCTCAGGTGAGTGGTTGA
- the mscL gene encoding large conductance mechanosensitive channel protein MscL, whose protein sequence is MARPRRRASGFLRDFQEFAFKGNVIDLAIAVIIGTAFSRVITSFVEDVIMPLINPLIGVTGKEWRTITIGPGIAIGQFLGAIIDFLIIALILFVAIRTLQTFKRQEEVPVESSPSDANVIAQERLTGALDRLSQTLESRNHEVL, encoded by the coding sequence ATGGCAAGACCAAGAAGAAGAGCAAGTGGCTTTTTAAGGGATTTTCAAGAATTTGCTTTCAAAGGTAATGTAATTGACTTAGCGATCGCAGTCATCATCGGTACTGCCTTCAGCCGGGTTATCACCTCCTTTGTTGAGGATGTGATTATGCCATTGATTAACCCCTTGATTGGCGTGACTGGCAAAGAATGGAGAACTATCACTATAGGCCCAGGAATTGCGATCGGTCAATTTCTTGGCGCAATCATTGACTTTTTAATCATTGCCTTGATCTTATTTGTAGCAATTCGTACCTTACAAACATTCAAGAGGCAAGAGGAGGTTCCCGTAGAATCCTCACCATCAGACGCTAATGTTATAGCTCAGGAAAGGCTGACTGGGGCGTTGGATAGACTGAGCCAGACATTGGAATCTCGGAATCATGAAGTGTTGTAA